The following proteins are co-located in the Mus pahari chromosome 14, PAHARI_EIJ_v1.1, whole genome shotgun sequence genome:
- the Rpain gene encoding RPA-interacting protein isoform X3 translates to MAESSGSPHRLLYKQVGSPHWKETFRQGCLERMRNSRHRLLNKYRQAAGSTPGTASDRLLVQEVMEEEWTSLHSVEKCPETLFQLELPLDLAVLQDIEQELYNEEKSIISEYEKGLEFDESCLNSMLAEWEANSLICPVCIKYNLRIMNSVVTCPCGLHIPFHPAQ, encoded by the exons ATGGCCGAGTCCTCAGGGTCTCCGCACCGCTTGTTGTACAAGCAGGTGGGCTCGCCCCACTGGAAAGAAACTTTCAGGCAG GGATGTCTGGAGAGAATGAGAAACAGCAGGCACAGGCTCCTGAACAAGTATCGCCAGGCTGCAGGTAGCACGCCGGGAACAGCCTCAGACAGACTTCTTGTGCAAGAAGTAATGGAAGAAGAGTGGACTTCTTTGCATTCTGTAGAGAAATGTCCAGAGACCTTGTTTCAG TTGGAATTGCCACTGGACCTAGCTGTGCTGCAGGACATCGAGCAGGAGCTGTATAATGAAG AAAAGTCCATCATAAGCGAGTACGAAAAGGGCTTAGAGTTTGATGAAAGTTGTCTCAACAGCATGTTGGCTGAGTGGGAAGCAAACTCCCTCATCTGTCCTGTGTGTAtaaa ATACAACCTGAGAATAATGAACAGTGTGGTCACGTGTCCATGTGGCCTGCACATCCCGTTTCAC CCAGCACAGTAA
- the Rpain gene encoding RPA-interacting protein isoform X1, translated as MAESSGSPHRLLYKQVGSPHWKETFRQGCLERMRNSRHRLLNKYRQAAGSTPGTASDRLLVQEVMEEEWTSLHSVEKCPETLFQLELPLDLAVLQDIEQELYNEEKSIISEYEKGLEFDESCLNSMLAEWEANSLICPVCIKYNLRIMNSVVTCPCGLHIPFHSKDLTEQKLRACLEENVNEHGVHCPHTPVFSVTGGTEEKPSLLMNCLACDTWAVIL; from the exons ATGGCCGAGTCCTCAGGGTCTCCGCACCGCTTGTTGTACAAGCAGGTGGGCTCGCCCCACTGGAAAGAAACTTTCAGGCAG GGATGTCTGGAGAGAATGAGAAACAGCAGGCACAGGCTCCTGAACAAGTATCGCCAGGCTGCAGGTAGCACGCCGGGAACAGCCTCAGACAGACTTCTTGTGCAAGAAGTAATGGAAGAAGAGTGGACTTCTTTGCATTCTGTAGAGAAATGTCCAGAGACCTTGTTTCAG TTGGAATTGCCACTGGACCTAGCTGTGCTGCAGGACATCGAGCAGGAGCTGTATAATGAAG AAAAGTCCATCATAAGCGAGTACGAAAAGGGCTTAGAGTTTGATGAAAGTTGTCTCAACAGCATGTTGGCTGAGTGGGAAGCAAACTCCCTCATCTGTCCTGTGTGTAtaaa ATACAACCTGAGAATAATGAACAGTGTGGTCACGTGTCCATGTGGCCTGCACATCCCGTTTCAC TCAAAAGACCTAACAGAGCAGAAGCTTCGAGCCTGTTTAGAAGAAAATGTGAATGAGCACGGTGTCCACTGTCCCCACACCCCTGTGTTCTCAGTCACCGGTggaacagaagagaagcccagtcTTCTGATGAACTGCCTG GCTTGTGACACATGGGCTGTGATCCTCTAG
- the Rpain gene encoding RPA-interacting protein isoform X2: protein MAESSGSPHRLLYKQVGSPHWKETFRQGCLERMRNSRHRLLNKYRQAAGSTPGTASDRLLVQEVMEEEWTSLHSVEKCPETLFQLELPLDLAVLQDIEQELYNEEKSIISEYEKGLEFDESCLNSMLAEWEANSLICPVCIKYNLRIMNSVVTCPCGLHIPFHLPFLSLIRKPAQ, encoded by the exons ATGGCCGAGTCCTCAGGGTCTCCGCACCGCTTGTTGTACAAGCAGGTGGGCTCGCCCCACTGGAAAGAAACTTTCAGGCAG GGATGTCTGGAGAGAATGAGAAACAGCAGGCACAGGCTCCTGAACAAGTATCGCCAGGCTGCAGGTAGCACGCCGGGAACAGCCTCAGACAGACTTCTTGTGCAAGAAGTAATGGAAGAAGAGTGGACTTCTTTGCATTCTGTAGAGAAATGTCCAGAGACCTTGTTTCAG TTGGAATTGCCACTGGACCTAGCTGTGCTGCAGGACATCGAGCAGGAGCTGTATAATGAAG AAAAGTCCATCATAAGCGAGTACGAAAAGGGCTTAGAGTTTGATGAAAGTTGTCTCAACAGCATGTTGGCTGAGTGGGAAGCAAACTCCCTCATCTGTCCTGTGTGTAtaaa ATACAACCTGAGAATAATGAACAGTGTGGTCACGTGTCCATGTGGCCTGCACATCCCGTTTCAC TTACCTTTCTTGTCACTGATAAGAAAGCCAGCACAGTAA
- the C1qbp gene encoding complement component 1 Q subcomponent-binding protein, mitochondrial isoform X2, which yields MLPLLRCVPRALGAAASGLRTAIPAPPLRHLLQPAPRPCLRPFGLLSVRAGSARRSGLLQPPVPCACGCGALHTEGDKAFVEFLTDEIKEERKIQKHKSLPKMSGDWELEVNGTEAKLVRKVAGEKITVTFNINNSIPPTFDGEEEPSQGQKAEEQEPELTPTPNFVVEVTKTDGKKTLVLNCHYPEDEIGHEDEAESDIFSIKEVSFQATGDSEWRDTNYTLNTDSLDWALYDHLMDFLADRGVDNTFADELVELSTALEHQEYITFLEDLKSFVKSQ from the exons ATGCTCCCTCTGCTGCGTTGCGTGCCCCGCGCCCTGGGCGCCGCCGCCTCGGGTCTCCGGACCGCCATCCCGGCCCCGCCGCTTCGGCATCTCCTGCAGCCCGCGCCCCGGCCATGCCTCCGGCCCTTCGGTTTGCTCAGCGTACGAGCCGGCTCCGCTCGGCGCTCTGGCCTCCTGCAGCCCCCGGTTCCCTGCGCGTGCGGCTGTGGCGCTCTGCACACGGAAG GAGACAAGGCCTTCGTTGAATTCTTGACTGATgaaattaaggaagaaaggaagatccAGAAGCATAAGTCGCTTCCCAAGATGTCTGGAGATTGGGAGCTGGAGGTGAACGGCACGGAGGCTAAATTAGTGCGCAAAGTTGCTGGAGAAAA GATCACTGTCACTTTCAACATTAACAACAGCATCCCTCCAACATTTGATGGTGAGGAGGAGCCCTCACAGGGGCAGAAGGCTGAAGAACAGGAGCCAGAGCTGACACCAACTCCCAACTTTGTGGTTGAAGTTACAAAGACTGATGGCAAGAAGACCCTTGTCCTGAACTGTCACTATCCTGAGGATGAGATTGGACATGAAGATGAGGCCGAGAGTGATATTTTCTCTATCAAGGAAGTTAGCTTTCAGGCCACTGGTGACTCTGAGTGGAGGGATACAAACTACACGCTCAACACAGATTCCCTGGACTGG GCCTTGTATGACCACCTAATGGATTTCCTTGCGGACCGAGGAGTGGATAACACTTTTGCAGATGAGTTGGTGGAGCTCAGTACAGCCCTAGAGCACCAGGAATATATCACCTTTCTCGAGGACCTCAAAAGTTTTGTCAAGAGCCAGTAG
- the C1qbp gene encoding complement component 1 Q subcomponent-binding protein, mitochondrial isoform X1: MLPLLRCVPRALGAAASGLRTAIPAPPLRHLLQPAPRPCLRPFGLLSVRAGSARRSGLLQPPVPCACGCGALHTEGDKAFVEFLTDEIKEERKIQKHKSLPKMSGDWELEVNGTEAKLVRKVAGEKITVTFNINNSIPPTFDGEEEPSQGQKAEEQEPELTSTPNFVVEVTKTTDGKKTLVLNCHYPEDEIGHEDEAESDIFSIKEVSFQATGDSEWRDTNYTLNTDSLDWALYDHLMDFLADRGVDNTFADELVELSTALEHQEYITFLEDLKSFVKSQ, from the exons ATGCTCCCTCTGCTGCGTTGCGTGCCCCGCGCCCTGGGCGCCGCCGCCTCGGGTCTCCGGACCGCCATCCCGGCCCCGCCGCTTCGGCATCTCCTGCAGCCCGCGCCCCGGCCATGCCTCCGGCCCTTCGGTTTGCTCAGCGTACGAGCCGGCTCCGCTCGGCGCTCTGGCCTCCTGCAGCCCCCGGTTCCCTGCGCGTGCGGCTGTGGCGCTCTGCACACGGAAG GAGACAAGGCCTTCGTTGAATTCTTGACTGATgaaattaaggaagaaaggaagatccAGAAGCATAAGTCGCTTCCCAAGATGTCTGGAGATTGGGAGCTGGAGGTGAACGGCACGGAGGCTAAATTAGTGCGCAAAGTTGCTGGAGAAAA GATCACTGTCACTTTCAACATTAACAACAGCATCCCTCCAACATTTGATGGTGAGGAGGAGCCCTCACAGGGGCAGAAGGCTGAAGAACAGGAGCCGGAACTGACATCAACTCCCAACTTTGTGGTTGAAGTTACAAAGACT ACTGATGGCAAGAAGACCCTTGTCCTGAACTGTCACTATCCTGAGGATGAGATTGGACATGAAGATGAGGCCGAGAGTGATATTTTCTCTATCAAGGAAGTTAGCTTTCAGGCCACTGGTGACTCTGAGTGGAGGGATACAAACTACACGCTCAACACAGATTCCCTGGACTGG GCCTTGTATGACCACCTAATGGATTTCCTTGCGGACCGAGGAGTGGATAACACTTTTGCAGATGAGTTGGTGGAGCTCAGTACAGCCCTAGAGCACCAGGAATATATCACCTTTCTCGAGGACCTCAAAAGTTTTGTCAAGAGCCAGTAG